The following coding sequences lie in one bacterium genomic window:
- the sppA gene encoding signal peptide peptidase SppA produces the protein MTSNKACCWILGILAGGFVLTILIFAWGVSRAMSGAFSGSFSQSNLLKKDTWLLLAPTGDIADYHIEPDFAFWSDDRGSSLNEMLRALRSAAQDDQISGVIIRPQGSVGFATLRELRDAISDFKSSGKPVYAHLDLASDRDYYLASVADSIFLMPGGMSGISFGGIAFNTTYLKGTFEKLGIKFHVLHAGRYKGALEELAKDSMSAELRASYEFVFSDLFERYLLETSESRSGLSYADLRRELLEGEQLILGSKYCLSRGYVDALEEWPVLRNRLKGSNEEFESISAKSYLRKTRHKSMALNQTKVAVLHAEGEISFGNGGVLSEEGITADRLTKDLEELGDDEDVKAVVLRVNSPGGSALASKQILEAVKRVKQKKPVVVSMGRVAASGGYYISAAADEIVAEPNSLTGSIGVVTALPSAEELFKKLGARVETISYGRWANFFRLDRSMTAEQERVLRDLIDSVYDEFKQDVMEGRGLTADELDSVAEGRIWTGSQALERRLVDTLGGVQDAVEIAARRAGLTPDDYGVSYYPKQRDFFEFVAKKLMVRLDEFELLEDGLRHPEDPRTLIRLLSRYFDRAEFLQTLLPMEFNL, from the coding sequence ATGACTTCCAACAAGGCCTGCTGCTGGATACTCGGTATTCTTGCCGGTGGTTTCGTCCTGACGATATTGATCTTTGCTTGGGGAGTATCCCGAGCAATGAGCGGCGCTTTTTCCGGCAGTTTTTCGCAAAGTAACCTACTCAAGAAGGACACATGGCTGCTCCTTGCCCCGACAGGCGACATAGCGGATTACCACATCGAGCCAGATTTTGCCTTCTGGTCAGACGATCGTGGGTCGTCTTTGAACGAAATGCTGAGGGCACTAAGGTCGGCCGCTCAGGACGACCAGATTTCTGGCGTAATTATTAGGCCGCAAGGATCAGTGGGATTCGCGACACTTCGGGAGTTGCGTGATGCCATTTCCGACTTCAAGTCCTCGGGAAAACCTGTCTACGCACATCTCGATTTGGCAAGCGATCGCGACTACTATCTGGCAAGCGTGGCAGACAGCATATTCCTGATGCCGGGCGGCATGAGCGGAATCAGCTTCGGTGGAATCGCATTTAACACGACTTATCTCAAGGGTACATTTGAGAAACTTGGTATCAAGTTTCACGTCCTGCATGCGGGTCGATATAAAGGAGCCCTGGAGGAATTGGCCAAGGACAGTATGTCTGCGGAGTTACGCGCGAGCTACGAGTTCGTGTTCAGCGACTTGTTCGAACGATACCTTTTGGAAACTTCCGAGAGCCGAAGTGGACTCTCATATGCTGATCTTCGACGGGAGCTGTTAGAGGGCGAGCAACTTATCCTTGGGAGTAAATACTGTCTCTCGCGCGGCTATGTCGACGCACTCGAAGAGTGGCCGGTCTTGCGGAATCGGCTGAAGGGTAGTAATGAGGAATTTGAGTCCATTTCAGCTAAATCGTACTTGCGAAAAACGCGGCACAAGTCTATGGCACTGAACCAGACCAAGGTTGCCGTTCTTCATGCAGAAGGCGAGATATCGTTCGGGAACGGCGGAGTGTTGTCCGAAGAAGGCATCACGGCAGATCGGCTCACAAAGGACCTGGAGGAGTTGGGGGACGATGAGGACGTGAAAGCGGTTGTTCTACGTGTCAATTCCCCGGGCGGTTCAGCGCTTGCATCAAAGCAGATTCTGGAGGCTGTCAAGCGTGTTAAGCAGAAGAAACCAGTTGTCGTATCAATGGGGAGGGTTGCTGCCTCGGGTGGTTATTACATCTCCGCCGCGGCTGATGAGATAGTCGCGGAACCTAACAGTCTTACAGGATCGATTGGCGTTGTGACTGCCCTGCCATCGGCAGAAGAGCTGTTCAAGAAGCTTGGCGCTCGTGTCGAAACAATTTCCTATGGACGCTGGGCGAATTTCTTCCGATTGGATAGGTCAATGACAGCAGAGCAAGAGCGAGTGCTTCGTGATCTGATTGACTCAGTCTACGATGAGTTCAAGCAAGATGTCATGGAAGGAAGGGGCCTTACGGCAGATGAACTGGACTCGGTAGCAGAGGGCAGAATTTGGACCGGAAGTCAGGCTCTCGAGCGTCGACTGGTGGATACTCTCGGCGGTGTTCAGGATGCTGTGGAAATCGCGGCTCGGCGGGCGGGTCTCACTCCTGACGACTATGGGGTTTCATACTATCCGAAGCAAAGAGATTTCTTCGAATTCGTGGCCAAGAAGCTGATGGTTAGACTCGACGAATTTGAACTTCTGGAGGATGGCCTTCGTCATCCGGAAGACCCGCGAACGCTGATCAGACTCCTAAGCAGATACTTTGACCGGGCTGAGTTCCTGCAGACTTTGCTGCCAATGGAGTTTAACTTATAG